The following are encoded in a window of Ruminiclostridium herbifermentans genomic DNA:
- a CDS encoding nucleotidyltransferase family protein, translating into MINKTTLVIMAAGMGSRYGGLKQIDPVGPNGEIIMEYSIYDAIKAGFSKIVFIIKEEIEDTFREVIGKKIEGIIDVEYVYQKLDNLPNGFSVPEGRIKPWGTGHAVLCAKNAVKTPFAVINADDFYGANTYKLLNDFLSSNSDSDDKYKYCMVGFIIENTLTENGHVARGVCNVDAAGNLLSIHERTKIMKFDDETKYTEDDKNWITIPKNSIVSMNTWGFNQSIFNELENGFPTFLKNSKDNILKAEYFLPTVVDNLIKADKADVKVLSTTDKWYGVTYQEDKPTVKKSIGDMVLSGKYPKLLWEK; encoded by the coding sequence ATGATTAATAAAACTACTTTAGTAATTATGGCTGCAGGCATGGGCAGCAGATATGGAGGTTTAAAGCAAATAGACCCTGTCGGACCTAATGGTGAAATAATTATGGAATATTCCATATATGATGCTATAAAAGCAGGGTTTAGCAAAATTGTATTTATTATAAAAGAAGAGATAGAGGATACCTTCAGAGAAGTAATAGGAAAAAAGATTGAAGGTATAATTGATGTAGAATACGTTTATCAGAAGCTGGACAATTTGCCAAATGGATTTAGTGTACCAGAGGGAAGGATTAAACCTTGGGGAACAGGACATGCGGTGCTATGTGCAAAAAATGCTGTTAAAACACCATTTGCTGTAATTAATGCAGATGATTTTTATGGTGCAAATACATATAAGCTGCTGAATGATTTTCTATCCTCAAATAGTGATTCGGATGACAAATACAAATATTGTATGGTTGGTTTCATAATAGAAAATACACTAACTGAAAATGGTCACGTTGCCAGAGGAGTATGCAACGTTGATGCTGCTGGGAACCTGTTAAGTATACATGAAAGAACCAAAATTATGAAATTTGATGATGAAACAAAATATACAGAAGATGATAAAAATTGGATTACAATACCTAAGAACAGCATTGTATCAATGAATACATGGGGATTTAACCAAAGTATTTTTAACGAACTGGAGAACGGATTTCCAACATTCTTAAAAAATAGTAAGGATAATATATTAAAAGCCGAATATTTTTTGCCTACAGTAGTAGATAATTTGATTAAAGCAGATAAAGCAGATGTTAAGGTGCTTTCAACCACAGATAAGTGGTACGGTGTCACATATCAGGAAGACAAGCCAACAGTTAAAAAATCTATTGGAGATATGGTTTTGAGCGGAAAGTATCCGAAGCTTCTATGGGAGAAATAA
- a CDS encoding zinc-ribbon domain containing protein, with protein sequence MYNDKTLTCKECGEEFIFSAGEQEFFAQKGFQNEPVRCKACRSKRDTSNKKEFYDAICAECGQATKVPFKPHLDKPVYCSNCFSNRK encoded by the coding sequence ATGTATAATGACAAAACCTTAACTTGTAAAGAATGTGGAGAGGAATTTATCTTTTCTGCTGGTGAGCAAGAGTTTTTTGCTCAGAAAGGTTTTCAAAATGAACCTGTACGGTGTAAAGCTTGCAGAAGTAAAAGAGATACTTCAAATAAGAAGGAATTTTACGATGCTATTTGTGCTGAATGTGGGCAAGCTACAAAAGTTCCTTTTAAACCACATTTAGATAAACCTGTATATTGTAGTAACTGTTTTTCAAATAGAAAGTGA